The stretch of DNA GAGCGCCTGGCCGGCTTGACCGATGACGACTGGCTTCTCGCCCACTGCATCCACATTCCGGACGACCACGGCCTCAAGGGTACGATTCAGCACAACACCAGATCCAACATGAACAACGCCGTCGGCTACGCTCGGCCCTTTCGATTCGACAACCCGGTGGTGCTGGGCTCCGACGGCATTGGTGGCAATATGATCGAGGAGTTCCGGCTCGCCTACGTCAAGCACCGTGAGGTCGACGTTCTGGCCACGCCCGAGACGGCCTGGGGCTGGCTCGAGAACGGCTGGGAGCTGGTGCCCGAGGCCCGAGAGGACGTCGTGACCTGGTCCTACGATCCCATGGATGCCTGGCACCTGGCTTTCACCCCGGGGGTGAGACCACTCGAGATCGTCATGGACGGAGAAGTGGTTTTCGCCGAGGGCAAGCCGACGCGCGTTGACGCGGGAGAGGTAAGGGCCAAGGCTGCGGAGCAGGCCAAGCGCCTGCACGCGCGACTATGAGCTGGAGGCAGGTGCCAGGCGGAAAGGCCGACGGGGTTGAAGCCGTGGGACGCCTCGTTCGCCGTCTCCAATGCGCAGAAGGGAGTTCTAGACATGTCGGACCGCTTTCACCCGATCTCGATGGAGCAGTTGACGGCGTGGGCTTTCACGGAGCTCGAGGAGAAGGACTCGCTATTCGGCGTGCCCCGATCGGCGATCTTTGTTCCCAGCCAAGCGGATCGATTCAAGCTGAGCAAGTACGGCGTCGGATTGGAGACGCCGTTCGGGGTCGCCGCCGGGCCCCAGTCCCAGATGGCTCAAAACATCGTGGTTTCCTGGCTCTGCGGATCTCGGTTCCTGGAGCTGAAGACCGTACAGACGCTCGACGAGCTCGATGTGAACAAGCCTTGCATCGACATCCAGGACGAGGGCTACAACGTCGAGTGGTCGCAGGAGCTCAAGGTCTACGAGTCCTTCGACGAGTACCTACGCGCCTGGGTGCTGATTCACGCTCTTCATCGGAAGTTCGGCTTCCCCGGCGATCGCCCGGGAATGATCTTCAACATGAGTGTCGGCTACAACATGGAGGGGATCCTCAAGCCGAACGTGCAGTGGTACTTCGAGGCGATGGCGGACTGCTCGGCCTACAAGCAGGCCTACGTCGACATCGTCGCCGAGTGGTGCCCCGAGGTGAGAGAGATCGAGATTCCCGACACCATCTCGGACACCATCACCCTGTCCACCATGCACGGCTGTCCGCCGGACGAGATCGAGAAGATCTGTACCTACCTACTGGACGAGCGTGAGCTGCACACCAGCGTCAAATGCAATCCGACCCTGCTCGGTCCGGAGAAGGTGCGCAGGATCATCAACGAAGAGCTCGGCTTCGGTGATGTCGAGATTCCCGACGAGGCCTTCGGGCACGATCTCAAGTACGAGGACGCGGTTCCGATGCTTCACAACCTGCGCCGGCTTGCCAAGGAAAAAGGGCTCGTGTTCGGCGTGAAGCTCACCAACACCCTCGAGGTCAAGAACTTTCGTGACGTTTTTCCGGACGACGACATGATGTATCTGTCGGGGCGCGCGCTCCATGCGGCAACCACGAATCTGGCTCAAACGCTCGCCGAGGAGTTTCGGGGGGATCTGCTGATCTCGTTCGCCGGCGGAGCGGATTGCTTCAATGTCGCGGACCTTCTGCGCTCCGGGGTCACCAGCATCACGGTCTGTTCCGATCTCCTCAAGTCCGGTGGTTATCTGCGGATGCTGCAGTATTTCGAGACTTTGAACGCCGCCATGGACGAAGCCGGAGCGCTGGATCTCACCGATTTCGTCTGCAAAACCGGAATCTCCCAGGCGGAGTTCGGAGACTTCGCGTCGATTCTCGGCGATGCGGCTCGGGATTCGGACCTGGAGCTGGGCACCGAGGCGTGCGAACCTCTGGCCGGGCGCTTGGCCGACTGGCGCGCCGGGCCGTCCGATGGAGAGCGGGTGACCGACGTCCTGAGCGCCTGGGCCGCCGAGAGCGGCTTTGACGAAGAGCAGACCGCGATTCTCGTTGGCTCGGCCGCGAGGACTCTCGGTCGGATCAACCTGCGCCAGTACGCGGCCCAGGCGAGGACCGAATGGCGCAGCAAGAAGGACTCGTTCCGCACCGACCGGTCCAAGACCCCTCGGCCCCTGGGTTTGTTCGACTGCATCGAGGCGCCGTGTGTCGAAGAGTGTCCGGTCGACCAGAAAGTGCCGCAGTACATGAATGCGGTCCGGACCGGAGACTTTGCCGGCGCGGTCGCGATCACCCGGGAGGACAACCCGCTGCCGGCCATCCTGGGTCGGGTTTGCGACCACTTGTGCGAGAACACTTGCATCCGCACTCACTACGACGAGCCGCTGGCGATCCGCGACATCAAGCGTTTCATCATGGAGCACGAAGCTTCCCCGAAAGTCTTTGATCGCTCGCCGGTGGGTGAGACCAAGGTGGGGATCATCGGTGGCGGTCCCGCCGGCCTTTCGGCGGCTCAGAATCTGGCCTACGCCGGTTTCGACGTGACCATCTTCGAGATGTACCCGTACGCCGGCGGCATGGTCGGCGGGGCGATCCCCCAGTACCGCCTGCCCCAGGCGGAGATCGACCAGGACGTCAAGATTCTCGAGGAGCTGGGCGTGGAGATTCGCTATGGCGTCAAGGCCGGCGGGGATTTCACCATGGCGCAGCTCCGGGCCGAGGGGTTCGGCTACGTCTTCGTGGCGGTTGGCGCCCAGCTGGCCAAGAGGTTGAACCTGCCCGGTGAGGACTCCGAGGGCGTTATGGACGCGCTGCGCTTTCTGCGCAGCGTTCGGGAGCAGAATCCCGTTCCGATCGGCAAGAGAGTTGGTGTCATCGGCGCCGGCGATACGGCGATGGACTGCGTGCGCTCGGCCTATCGGCTTGGTTCCGACGTATCACTCATCTACCGGCGCACGATCGACCAGATGCCCGCCGATCGGGAGGAGATTCGTGGCGCAATCGAAGAGGGCATCGACATTGTCGAGCTGGCGAAGCCCCACGCGCTCCACATCGAGGACGGCAAGCTCGTGGGGTTGGTGTGCACGAAGATGGAGTACCGTGGCGACCGGGACCGGAGCGGCCGGAAGATTCCGCACGAGATCGAAGGTACCGAATACGAGATTCCCCTCGACACGCTGATCCTCGCCATCAGCCAGCATGCGATTCTGGATTTCTTCGGCGACGAGGTGCCGGACCTGAACGACTGGGGCTACATCCGAGTGAACCCGGAGACCCACGAGTCCACCGTCTCGGGTGTCTATGCCGGTGGCGACGTGGCCGCCGACGGCCCCTCGTCGATCGTCAAGGCCGCGGCGGACGGCAAGCGAGTGGCCGCCGCCATCATCGCGCGGGAAGAGGCTGGCGCTGCCGGTGGCGCGAACGGCAACGGTCACGCCGAGGACTTCGATCTGCACGAGCTTCTGCTGCGCCGAGCCCACCGCGATTGGCGCGTGCCGCTGACACACACCTCGCTCGATGATCGGATGAACTTCAACGAGCCGATCAAGACCTACACTCGGGAAGAGGCCATGGCCGAGGCGAGCCGCTGTCTCGATTGCCACAACATCTGCAGCCTGTGCGTCGGGGTCTGCCCGAACATGGCGCTGATGACCTACGAGTCGAGTCCGTTTACCGCCAGCCTGCCGGCACTCAGCGTCGCGGCTGGCGAGGTCGTTGCCGGCGAGCCACGCGAGTTCAAGGCGGACCAACGCCATCAGATCGCGGTCTTGACCGACTTCTGCAACGAGTGCGGCAACTGCACGACGTTCTGTCCGACCTCCGGGGAGCCCTACCGCGACAAGCCGAGGCTCTACCTCGACCGAGCGGACTTCGGGGCACAAGAGGACAACGCCTTCATGCTCATCCGAGATCCGGAGACTCCTGAGGCGGCGGTGATCGAGGCACGCTGGAGCGGCGAGACCCACCGGTTGGAGGTGAATGGCGACCTTCGTTACACCTCGCCGGCTCTGTCGGCGCGTCTGACGGCGCCGGACCTCTCGCTACTCGAGGTCGAGGCGGGGCTCGGAGCCGGAGACGATGGCGAGCTGTCACTGGAGCCGTGCGCGACCATGTACGTCGTGCTCCAGGGCCTGTCGCAATCGATGCCCCATCTGCCGTGGGCGGCGCCGGAGGGTGCCTTGCCGGCGGTGACCAGGGTCACCCATCCCGGCTACGACGAGTAGGTCCGGAGCGCTACGGACGCTCGCAGTACTCGACGGCGAAGCTCATGTAGAAGGCGGCGGCGCGCACGAGATGCTCGATCTCGACTCTCTCGTTGGGCGCGTGGGCCCACTTCTCATGGCCGGGGCCGAAGCCGACCGTCGGAATATCGGCGAGGCCGGCGGTGGCGACGCCGTTCGTGCTGAACACCCAATAGCCGAGATGCGCGTCGCTGCCGAAGGCGCTTCGGTGCCCTCGAATCGCCGCCTCCATGGCCGGGTGAGTCAGCTCCGTTTGCCAGGAGGGAAAGTACTTCTTGGTTGGGTAGGAGAGGCCGGTGTAGCTCGGTGTGTCGTACTCGAGAACCGTGACCTTGGCTTGCTTCTTCTGCACCGACGGCAGGGAGTTGAGCTCCTCGATCACGGTTTCCTCTGTTTCACCGGTCGTCAGGCGCCGATCCAGGTGGATCGTGCAGCCGTCGGCTACCGCGCACAGGCTGGGTGAGGTCGAGCGGATCTGGCTGATGGTGACCGAGCCCTTGCCGAGCGGCTCGTGCGGCTTGAGCATCCCGTCGAGCCGTTCGATGTCCTCGATGATGTCGGCCATCTTGTAGACGGCGTTGATACCGCGAGCCGGCGCCGAGCCGTGACAAGAGATGCCCTCTGTCGAAATCTCGATCTCCATTCGACCGCGCTGGCCGCGGTAGATGGCGAGACTGGTCGGTTCGGTGATGACAACAACGTCGGGCCGGAGTTGGTCTTCGTTGACCAGATATTGCCAGCAGAGGCCGTCACAATCTTCTTCCTGGACTGTGGCAGTCACGTAGAGCGACAGATCGGCGGGTATCAGCCCGTTCTTCTTTAGCAGAGCAGCCGCGTAGACGGATGAAGCGACACCGCCTTTCATGTCGGTGGTGCCTTTGCCGAAGATCGCGCCGTCCTTCACCACCGGGTCGAACGGGTCTGTCTCCCAGAGAGCCGGCTGGCTGACGTCGACGGTGTCGACGTGGCCGTCGAGAGCGATCGAGCGCGGCCCCGAGCCGACGCGTCCAATGAGGTTACCCATCGGGTCGCCCCGGACCTCGTCGAACTCGAGCTGGTTCATCTCGCGCTCGATGCGGTGGACAACCCGCTCTTCGTCACTGCTGAGCGATGGGATAGCGACGATGTCACGCAGGAACTCGACCAGGTCGTCCTCGGACGCCTTGGCGATCTCGTGGAAGTTGTTGTTCATTTCGACACTCTCCTTATAGACCGAGAGCTGCTTCGGCGGATTCTACAGTTGGCTCGATCACTTCGGGTTCGCCGGCGACGCGGCGCGCCGAGGCAATGTCCTTCAAGCCACTGCCGGTGAGAAGACAGACGACCCGCTCACTGCTGCCGAGGTCGGCGGTGGCCGCCATCTTTTTGAGAGCCGCCCAGACCGTCGCGCACGAGGGCTCGACGAAGACGCCGGCCAGTCGCGCGATCTCGGTGACCGCGGCGAGGATCTCGTCGTCGGGAACCGTCACCGCTTCGCCACCGGATTCGATGACCGCTCGGGCGGCCGCGAGGCCGTCGCGCGGTAGATCCACCGAGATCGAGTCGGCGACCGTGGTGGCCTCCACCGCCTCGACCTCGACCCGGCTCCAGTCGATCGAGCCGGATTCGGTGGGCTCCGCTTGGAGGGTGTGGACGGTGTTGCTGATGGCGGCGCTGCCCTCCGACTGCGCACAGACGAGTCGGGGCAGACGATCGATCAGGCCGACAGCCCGCAGATCTCTGAAACCCTTCCAGACTCCGCTGATGATGTTGCCGTCGCCGACCGGCACGACCACCGTGTCGGGAGCCGTCCAGCCAAGCTGTTCACAGAGCTCGAAGGAGCAGGTCTTCTTGCCCTCGCGCGTGTAGGGGTTGTAGCCGGTGTTGCGGTTGAACCAGCCACGCTGATTGCACACCTCGAAGCACAGGTCGAAGGCGTCGTCGTAGGTGCCTCGGACGGCCAGCACTCGAGCCCCGAAAACGAGCAGTTGGGCGATCTTTGCGGCCGGCGCTTGCTCGGGAACGAAAACCACACACGGCACGCCGACGCTCGCCGCCATGCAGGCCATCGAGCTGCCGGCGTTGCCGGTGCTCGCCCCGGCGACCACCGCCGCTCCTAGCTCGCGGGCGCGGGTGATCGCAACGGCACTGGCGCGATCCTTGAACGAAGCGCTCGGGTTGAGACCCTCGTCTTTGAGAAAGAGATGCTCGAGCCCCACCCGACGCCCCAGGCGCTGCGCTTGGTACAGCGGGGTGGC from bacterium encodes:
- a CDS encoding FAD-dependent oxidoreductase, yielding MSDRFHPISMEQLTAWAFTELEEKDSLFGVPRSAIFVPSQADRFKLSKYGVGLETPFGVAAGPQSQMAQNIVVSWLCGSRFLELKTVQTLDELDVNKPCIDIQDEGYNVEWSQELKVYESFDEYLRAWVLIHALHRKFGFPGDRPGMIFNMSVGYNMEGILKPNVQWYFEAMADCSAYKQAYVDIVAEWCPEVREIEIPDTISDTITLSTMHGCPPDEIEKICTYLLDERELHTSVKCNPTLLGPEKVRRIINEELGFGDVEIPDEAFGHDLKYEDAVPMLHNLRRLAKEKGLVFGVKLTNTLEVKNFRDVFPDDDMMYLSGRALHAATTNLAQTLAEEFRGDLLISFAGGADCFNVADLLRSGVTSITVCSDLLKSGGYLRMLQYFETLNAAMDEAGALDLTDFVCKTGISQAEFGDFASILGDAARDSDLELGTEACEPLAGRLADWRAGPSDGERVTDVLSAWAAESGFDEEQTAILVGSAARTLGRINLRQYAAQARTEWRSKKDSFRTDRSKTPRPLGLFDCIEAPCVEECPVDQKVPQYMNAVRTGDFAGAVAITREDNPLPAILGRVCDHLCENTCIRTHYDEPLAIRDIKRFIMEHEASPKVFDRSPVGETKVGIIGGGPAGLSAAQNLAYAGFDVTIFEMYPYAGGMVGGAIPQYRLPQAEIDQDVKILEELGVEIRYGVKAGGDFTMAQLRAEGFGYVFVAVGAQLAKRLNLPGEDSEGVMDALRFLRSVREQNPVPIGKRVGVIGAGDTAMDCVRSAYRLGSDVSLIYRRTIDQMPADREEIRGAIEEGIDIVELAKPHALHIEDGKLVGLVCTKMEYRGDRDRSGRKIPHEIEGTEYEIPLDTLILAISQHAILDFFGDEVPDLNDWGYIRVNPETHESTVSGVYAGGDVAADGPSSIVKAAADGKRVAAAIIAREEAGAAGGANGNGHAEDFDLHELLLRRAHRDWRVPLTHTSLDDRMNFNEPIKTYTREEAMAEASRCLDCHNICSLCVGVCPNMALMTYESSPFTASLPALSVAAGEVVAGEPREFKADQRHQIAVLTDFCNECGNCTTFCPTSGEPYRDKPRLYLDRADFGAQEDNAFMLIRDPETPEAAVIEARWSGETHRLEVNGDLRYTSPALSARLTAPDLSLLEVEAGLGAGDDGELSLEPCATMYVVLQGLSQSMPHLPWAAPEGALPAVTRVTHPGYDE
- a CDS encoding YgeY family selenium metabolism-linked hydrolase, whose product is MNNNFHEIAKASEDDLVEFLRDIVAIPSLSSDEERVVHRIEREMNQLEFDEVRGDPMGNLIGRVGSGPRSIALDGHVDTVDVSQPALWETDPFDPVVKDGAIFGKGTTDMKGGVASSVYAAALLKKNGLIPADLSLYVTATVQEEDCDGLCWQYLVNEDQLRPDVVVITEPTSLAIYRGQRGRMEIEISTEGISCHGSAPARGINAVYKMADIIEDIERLDGMLKPHEPLGKGSVTISQIRSTSPSLCAVADGCTIHLDRRLTTGETEETVIEELNSLPSVQKKQAKVTVLEYDTPSYTGLSYPTKKYFPSWQTELTHPAMEAAIRGHRSAFGSDAHLGYWVFSTNGVATAGLADIPTVGFGPGHEKWAHAPNERVEIEHLVRAAAFYMSFAVEYCERP
- the thrC gene encoding threonine synthase; amino-acid sequence: MSGFECFACGGSQPANFGGYVCPTCGGNLDVTYDYSRLQATLDPRLPFSGVRHDIFKYAPLLPLGDLSLAPALRVGATPLYQAQRLGRRVGLEHLFLKDEGLNPSASFKDRASAVAITRARELGAAVVAGASTGNAGSSMACMAASVGVPCVVFVPEQAPAAKIAQLLVFGARVLAVRGTYDDAFDLCFEVCNQRGWFNRNTGYNPYTREGKKTCSFELCEQLGWTAPDTVVVPVGDGNIISGVWKGFRDLRAVGLIDRLPRLVCAQSEGSAAISNTVHTLQAEPTESGSIDWSRVEVEAVEATTVADSISVDLPRDGLAAARAVIESGGEAVTVPDDEILAAVTEIARLAGVFVEPSCATVWAALKKMAATADLGSSERVVCLLTGSGLKDIASARRVAGEPEVIEPTVESAEAALGL